A region from the Branchiostoma lanceolatum isolate klBraLanc5 chromosome 2, klBraLanc5.hap2, whole genome shotgun sequence genome encodes:
- the LOC136428171 gene encoding coiled-coil-helix-coiled-coil-helix domain-containing protein 7-like yields MDTEERERKQLEKETKKGKKLWNNHKWNRHVEVDNNPCLEESKSSLQCIEENYSKRELCNSHFEAYKTCKKYWHAVMRERIRRGIKPPMPTHDEREKMKKELGINFVVS; encoded by the exons ATGGACACCGAggaaagggaaagaaaacagtTAGAGAAGGAGACAAAGAAGGGAAAGAAACTGTGGAACAACCACAAGTGGAACCGACATGTCGAAGTCGACAACAACCCGTGTTTGGAG gAATCAAAATCCTCATTGCAGTGTATAGAGGAGAATTACAGCAAGAGAGAACTCTGCAACTCACACTTTGAAGCTTACAAGACTTGTAAGAAATATTGG CATGCTGTTATGAGAGAAAGGATACGACGTGGGATCAAGCCCCCAATGCCAACACATGATGAGagggagaaaatgaaaaaagaacttGGCATCAATTTTGTTGTGTCTTAG